One Fulvia fulva chromosome 8, complete sequence DNA window includes the following coding sequences:
- a CDS encoding 6-hydroxymellein synthase: MRDCAEPLAIIGLATRFPDDANSTENLWQFLLERRCAHSPFPADKIGAGHYHPDPDHGGTFAVKGGHFLKEDPAYFDAPFFGITKGEALCLDPQQRIVLENVYLALENSGLSLEQVAGTNTCVYVSGFNHDHLSILNSDPESTLRHRVTGLTNSMHSNRVSWFFDFRGPSVTIDTACSSSMAALHLGAQSVRTGESDMAVVTGVTIINYPGDVAGMSHQGFLSPDGKCFSFDHRANGFARGEGVGTVILKRLSAAVRDADTIRAVVRGTGINQDGKTPGLTLPSSDAQADLIKAVYKSASLGFDQTMLVEAHGTGTTQGDAIEARGIAQAFAARSKENPLYLASVKASIGHLEGAAGIAGVIKSVLALEHGIIPPQANFERHNPKIQFESWNLQIPRHATPWPCEGLRRVSINSFGVGGTNAHAILDDAYHFVKQCGLSGRHRTAIKVPTPDEIAKLPQLSPIKANSVTDQSPLNGDKGAGTTATNGDRPHREWKVLEEMATPPQLVGLSAFDEGGVARNCTTLSKHLNLKECDGQHDPGFVRDFAFTMHKRSKLGWRRTFLANNRSELASSLCSLQAKPMRARRTVSVAYVFTGQGCQYAQMSRELYGYPVFRRSLEAASVFFQSLGAEWSLLDELAMGEEESHVDQPWLAQPSCTAIQVALTELLSSWGISPARVVGHSSGEIAAAFAAGKLNRESAWRVAYYRGLVCAKQTKSEGAMAAVALSQPDVEARLEVLNGHGNGKAVVACINSPRNCTVSGDTRIVSELCDHLQAEGVFARKLRVNKAYHSHHMEQIAGEYCALLQGITAGEPSKTYMFSTVTGTLVAEAFLGAGYWVTNLVSPVRFSDCLGTALFRPAQKGQASLQIDSNAGNVFVDAVLELGPHGALQSVIKEALASRPGGSGVNSRAVLSRHEPGPESLLRSVGHLWSRGYPIDLQTVNTSWSVGMAVDAPSFLVEVPGYVFNRSQKLWYESRLSRNHRLRQAPRHDLFGAPVADWDREVPRWRNFLRIGEQPWLRDHVVTNSYVYPGVGYIIAAVEAVRQIAEVALPITGFRLKDVSIKRALIVPDSKEGIEVMLSMSRVDDSSVGVSSTWRRFRIASYNPAADEWVEHCTGYVAVDYDVATGPLDAGREAKEEANVRKQQLLEAETRCTTPFDIGRAYENMSTVGLKFGPLFCNVSETAGTGNRGGAILGKVTVPNIVKAMPKEHMSPHLIHPATMDSMMHLALCAIMDLFGGETLQGPAVPTFIKGVWLSAKLDARPGAQYRVHAQTKRIAFEKYDNEIVVWDAESGEGRISISGIRATPLDSTDREYGVARKLCHDLTWTPYLDTISVADLQCNERASRADDLTIVWVQRLQLATLLLIHDAVEQLETAEPPVVPQGHLARYFEWLKQVRTWIQEDKVSGVTKSEFDEVKDDALAKLKLYGQIQGYKAEGRLAYRMGSNIVPVLKQEIDPLHLMFGQDDILDHVYADLADLGNLPSQQEQFLKCLAQNRTGLKVLEVGAGVGSSTKKVLECLAPLAEDGRVIWSSVAQYTYTDISAAFFERARKKFPAYQGIMSYEVLDAEKDVAHQGFDLGGYDLIVAQNVIHATANLTSTLSNLRKLLKPGGRFLIQEGTRQDYFWSSLAFGQLPGWWLSIEDDRKWCPFISVSQWDDLLKNSGFSGVELDMPNSQDKRLQIQSLLLTRAVEVEVKQPRSSNQTAIITGLPVGEAHKELIFQLQRSVVRTLRTEQIAVLHVDELKDADLRETLCICIAELDRPVLATLTADQYEGVRQMLTVCKGLLWVTGDTSETPDYGMATGLIRTVRWERDLDHVNLVTLSVVEPRPDVEALAHSISQLCEHQFTDTLCTQELNGEFELRASKFTTSRLMESSGANRFLTARFSTSTPVMMPWKDAGRPVKLSSASPGVLSKLGWVTDAVYDTPLDPTHVEIEVKAMGLNFRDLMIAMGEHMAYSIGCEASGTISRIGSDVTDVQVGDRVTYITGLDHVGCFHTFGRVDQSVVTIIPDELSYEEAAGLPAVYVTVLYALRDVARLAKGEKILIHAAAGGVGQAAINYAKHVGAEIYATVSTPKKRSILVDEHGIPEDHIFSSRDLTFAAGVRRATADEGVDVVLNSLAGDALRASLDLLAPFGRFIEIGKKDIQSNSKIGMHPLLHATSVTCVDLVTMMKKRPKLVKGLIDDTVKLWTEGIVKSARPTTVWPLSKLQEGFQLLQSGKGEGKMVFVPQPDDIVPIVPAQPPEFRLKSDVTYVLSGGLGGLGRSIARWMSGKGARHFLFLSSSGRITPAVADMKADLEAVGCKICICKCDVGDATRLRSVLDEHKTILPPIKGVVQGAMKLSDSIFENMTFEAYRAAVHPKVAGSWNLHNQLPSDLDHFVMLSSATGIIGNRGQANYAAGNTFQDALAHSRRRQGLVASSIDVGAILSVGYVAEHNERVAITKGMSVELEHIREEELLAIIEHAMDSRQQAAAQIVTGLTNRDHYRVKGMPTPTYMDFPLFARLNAGSVNGNAASGESIEMAVDALLSAAKTLEEAINIVTDAVVAKLSGLLSVSIEDIDAEKSISANGIDSLVAMELRTFLVRDVKADVPMLDIMGTSSIKVLSRKIATLSRAVQLEGSGGDVES; this comes from the exons ATGAGAGACTGTGCAGAGCCTTTGGCCATTATCGGCCTCGCTACTCGCTTCCCCGATGACGCCAACAGCACAGAGAATCTTTGGCAGTTCCTGCTGGAGAGACGATGCGCTCACTCTCCTTTTCCGGCAGACAAGATCGGGGCTGGTCATTACCACCCCGACCCCGACCATGGAGGAACGTTCGCCGTCAAAG GCGGTCATTTTCTGAAGGAAGACCCAGCCTATTTTGATGCTCCCTTCTTCGGCATCACGAAAGGAGAAGCCCTATGCTTGGACCCGCAACAGCGGATCGTCTTAGAGAATGTGTATCTGGCGCTAGAGAACAGTGGTCTGTCCTTGGAACAGGTGGCAGGAACTAATACTTGCGTCTACGTTTCTGGCTTCAATCATGATCACCTATCCATCCTCAACAGTGATCCGGAATCGACACTGCGACACCGTGTGACTGGACTGACTAATTCCATGCACAGCAATCGAGTATCGTGGTTTTTTGATTTTCGGGGTCCGAGTGTGACCATCGACACGGCATGCTCCAGCTCCATGGCTGCTTTACATCTGGGTGCGCAGAGCGTGCGGACCGGGGAGAGCGACATGGCTGTAGTGACGGGAGTGACGATAATCAACTATCCGGGCGATGTTGCGGGAATGAGCCATCAGGGGTTTCTGAGCCCAGATGGCAAATGTTTCAGCTTCGACCATCGAGCCAATGGATTTGCAAGAGGAGAAGGAGTCGGTACAGTGATTCTCAAGCGCCTGAGCGCTGCGGTAAGGGACGCCGACACCATTCGTGCGGTCGTTAGAGGGACTGGAATCAACCAAGACGGGAAGACTCCCGGGCTCACATTGCCGAGCAGTGATGCGCAGGCGGACCTGATCAAGGCAGTGTACAAGTCTGCGTCATTGGGCTTTGATCAGACAATGCTGGTAGAGGCGCACGGCACTGGCACAACCCAAGGAGACGCCATTGAAGCCCGCGGCATCGCACAGGCATTCGCAGCgagaagcaaggagaacCCGCTCTATTTAGCCTCTGTCAAGGCCAGCATTGGACACTTAGAAGGCGCAGCCGGTATCGCGGG AGTCATCAAGTCCGTCCTCGCCCTGGAGCACGGCATTATACCTCCTCAGGCCAACTTCGAGAGGCACAATCCAAAGATTCAGTTTGAATCTTGGAATTTGCAGATTCCAAGGCACGCAACGCCCTGGCCGTGCGAGGGTTTACGAAGAGTGTCAATCAACTCCTTTGGTGTCGGAGGCACAAACGCACACGCGATTCTCGACGATGCATATCATTTTGTGAAACAATGTGGCCTCTCTGGACGGCATCGCACAGCAATCAAAGTACCAACCCCCGACGAGATAGCCAAACTTCCGCAATTGTCGCCAATCAAGGCTAACTCGGTGACTGATCAATCCCCCCTAAACGGCGACAAGGGGGCAGGCACGACTGCAACGAATGGCGACCGTCCGCATCGAGAGTGGAAGGTTTTGGAAGAGATGGCGACACCGCCTCAACTCGTTGGTCTTTCCGCTTTTGACGAGGGAGGAGTGGCCAGAAACTGCACGACACTGTCAAAGCATCTCAATCTGAAGGAATGTGATGGTCAACATGACCCAGGCTTTGTCCGCGACTTTGCATTCACAATGCACAAGAGATCCAAACTTGGCTGGAGACGTACATTCCTCGCGAACAATAGATCAGAGCTGGCCTCGAGCCTGTGTTCTTTGCAAGCTAAACCGATGCGGGCTCGCCGGACTGTGTCGGTGGCATATGTTTTCACGGGTCAAGGTTGTCAGTACGCGCAGATGAGCCGCGAGTTGTACGGATATCCTGTCTTTCGGCGCAGTCTGGAAGCAGCATCCGTGTTCTTCCAGTCACTGGGGGCAGAGTGGTCGCTACTTGATGAGCTCGCAATGGGTGAGGAAGAAAGCCATGTCGATCAACCATGGCTCGCGCAGCCGTCTTGTACAGCCATCCAAGTGGCCCTGACAGAGCTTCTCAGCTCATGGGGCATTTCGCCTGCAAGAGTGGTCGGCCACAGCTCGGGCGAGATTGCAGCCGCCTTTGCCGCgggaaagctgaacagagAGTCCGCATGGCGGGTAGCATACTATCGTGGCCTGGTCTGCGCCAAGCAGACGAAGAGCGAAGGTGCCATGGCCGCCGTTGCTCTGTCTCAGCCTGACGTGGAAGCACGGCTGGAAGTGTTGAATGGCCATGGCAATGGCAAAGCCGTGGTCGCGTGCATCAACAGCCCTCGGAACTGCACAGTCTCTGGGGATACTCGGATTGTCTCAGAGCTGTGCGACCATCTGCAAGCTGAAGGTGTTTTCGCCCGTAAATTGCGGGTGAACAAAGCATACCACTCACACCATATGGAACAGATTGCCGGCGAATACTGTGCTCTACTCCAGGGCATCACGGCAGGAGAGCCGAGCAAGACGTACATGTTTTCGACCGTGACGGGAACACTGGTCGCAGAAGCCTTCCTAGGGGCCGGATATTGGGTCACGAACCTGGTATCTCCAGTCAGATTCTCCGACTGCCTTGGCACTGCGCTGTTTCGCCCCGCTCAGAAGGGCCAGGCCTCACTGCAAATAGATTCGAATGCCGGCAACGTATTCGTGGATGCTGTCTTGGAGCTCGGTCCGCACGGAGCACTCCAGAGTGTGATCAAGGAGGCTCTGGCAAGCCGGCCAGGAGGTTCTGGCGTCAATTCTCGTGCGGTCCTGAGCCGCCACGAACCAGGGCCAGAGTCACTTCTACGTTCAGTCGGCCATCTCTGGAGTAGAGGTTACCCGATCGACCTGCAGACCGTGAACACCAGCTGGAGCGTCGGAATGGCAGTTGATGCCCCGTCGTTTCTGGTCGAGGTACCAGGTTATGTCTTCAATCGCTCTCAGAAACTTTGGTACGAAAGTCGACTGTCACGCAACCATCGTCTCCGGCAAGCTCCCCGGCATGATTTATTCGGCGCGCCCGTTGCAGACTGGGATAGAGAAGTCCCTCGGTGGAGGAACTTCTTGCGAATAGGCGAACAGCCCTGGCTTCGCGATCATGTTGTCACCAACTCTTACGTGTACCCAGGCGTCGGATACATCATCGCCGCTGTGGAAGCAGTGCGTCAGATCGCCGAGGTTGCTTTACCCATTACCGGGTTTCGGTTGAAGGATGTTTCCATCAAACGAGCGCTGATTGTTCCAGATAGCAAAGAGGGCATTGAGGTTATGCTGAGTATGAGCCGTGTAGATGATTCGAGTGTTGGAGTCTCTTCGACATGGAGAAGATTTCGAATCGCCTCGTACAATCCCGCAGCTGATGAATGGGTGGAGCATTGCACCGGGTACGTCGCTGTTGACTACGATGTCGCCACTGGACCACTTGATGCTGGCAGGGAAGCCAAGGAAGAGGCCAACGTCAGGAAACAGCAGCTTCTGGAGGCGGAGACCAGGTGCACTACCCCCTTCGACATCGGGAGAGCGTACGAGAACATGTCTACTGTCGGGTTGAAGTTTGGACCTCTATTCTGCAACGTGTCTGAGACCGCAGGAACAGGCAATCGAGGTGGAGCCATACTGGGCAAGGTGACGGTACCCAATATTGTAAAGGCCATGCCAAAGGAGCACATGTCACCGCACCTCATCCACCCGGCGACAATGGACAGCATGATGCATCTTGCCCTGTGCGCAATTATGGATCTTTTCGGTGGAGAAACTCTGCAAGGCCCAGCTGTTCCGACTTTCATCAAGGGTGTTTGGTTGTCTGCGAAGCTGGACGCTCGTCCTGGCGCTCAATACCGCGTTCATGCGCAAACGAAACGTATTGCTTTCGAGAAGTATGACAACGAAATCGTGGTCTGGGACGCCGAGTCGGGCGAGGGACGTATCTCCATCAGTGGCATCCGTGCCACTCCTTTGGACTCTACTGACCGAGAATACGGAGTCGCACGAAAGTTGTGTCATGATCTAACTTGGACGCCGTACCTCGACACCATCAGTGTCGCTGATCTCCAATGCAACGAGAGAGCTTCACGAGCCGATGACTTGACGATCGTGTGGGTGCAGCGACTGCAGCTCGCGACGCTATTATTAATTCATGACGCTGTCGAGCAGCTGGAGACGGCAGAACCACCGGTAGTCCCTCAGGGTCATCTCGCTCGGTACTTCGAATGGTTGAAGCAGGTTCGAACGTGGATCCAAGAGGACAAAGTTTCTGGGGTTACAAAATCGGAATTCGACGAAGTGAAAGACGACGCACTCGCCAAGCTGAAGCTCTATGGCCAGATTCAAGGGTACAAAGCAGAAGGGAGACTCGCATACCGCATGGGCTCCAATATCGTTCCAGTATTGAAGCAGGAAATTGATCCTCTCCACCTCATGTTCGGACAGGACGATATTCTCGACCATGTCTACGCTGATTTGGCGGATCTGGGAAATTTGCCAAGCCAGCAGGAGCAATTCTTGAAATGCTTGGCTCAGAACCGCACAGGTTTGAAAGTTCTGGAGGTGGGTGCCGGTGTAGGTTCTAGCACCAAAAAAGTCTTGGAATGCCTCGCGCCGCTTGCTGAGGACGGCCGGGTCATCTGGTCGAGTGTCGCCCAGTACACATATACTGACATATCGGCTGCCTTCTTCGAGAGGGCGAGGAAGAAGTTTCCGGCTTACCAGGGCATCATGAGCTACGAAGTGCTCGACGCCGAGAAGGATGTTGCCCACCAGGGTTTCGATCTCGGCGGTTACGATCTGATTGTTGCGCAAAATGTCATTCACGCTACGGCAAACCTCACATCTACACTGAGCAATTTGAGGAAGCTGCTTAAGCCTGGTGGCAGATTCTTGATACAAGAGGGAACGCGACAGGATTATTTCTGGTCTTCCCTTGCGTTTGGTCAACTTCCCGGCTGGTGGCTCAGCATCGAGGACGACAGAAAGTGGTGTCCGTTCATCTCAGTCTCCCAGTGGGATGATCTGTTGAAGAACTCGGGCTTCAGTGGCGTTGAGCTGGACATGCCAAATAGCCAAGACAAGAGACTTCAAATCCAAAGTCTGCTTCTCACGCGAGCCGTAGAAGTTGAAGTCAAGCAGCCTAGGTCCAGTAACCAAACGGCTATCATCACCGGTCTTCCCGTTGGCGAGGCTCACAAAGAGTTGATCTTCCAGCTGCAAAGGAGCGTCGTGAGAACGTTGCGGACCGAACAAATCGCTGTCTTGCATGTTGATGAGCTCAAAGACGCGGACCTCCGCGAGACATTATGCATCTGCATAGCCGAGCTCGATCGTCCCGTACTAGCAACATTGACAGCAGACCAATACGAGGGTGTCCGTCAAATGCTGACGGTCTGCAAAGGACTTCTGTGGGTCACGGGGGATACCTCCGAGACACCGGATTATGGCATGGCCACCGGATTGATTCGCACAGTCCGTTGGGAACGAGACCTGGACCATGTCAATCTAGTGACACTCTCAGTAGTCGAGCCCAGGCCAGACGTGGAAGCCCTGGCCCATTCTATTAGTCAATTGTGCGAGCACCAATTCACCGATACGCTTTGCACCCAGGAGTTGAATGGAGAATTTGAACTTCGTGCTAGCAAGTTCACCACGAGTCGGCTCATGGAAAGCTCAGGTGCGAACCGCTTCCTTACTGCCAGGTTTAGCACCTCCACACCAGTCATGATGCCCTGGAAGGACGCGGGAAGGCCGGTCAAACTGTCCTCCGCATCGCCTGGCGTCCTGAGCAAGCTTGGGTGGGTGACAGATGCCGTTTACGATACTCCTCTAGATCCGACGCACGTTGAGATTGAAGTAAAAGCAATGGGTCTCAACTTCCGGGACCTGATGATTGCGATGGGCGAGCACATGGCATATAGCATTGGCTGTGAGGCATCGG GCACCATCTCTCGCATCGGTTCCGACGTTACTGACGTGCAGGTCGGCGATCGCGTGACGTACATTACCGGGTTGGATCACGTAGGTTGTTTCCACACGTTTGGACGAGTGGACCAGTCTGTCGTCACCATCATCCCGGATGAGCTAAGCTACGAAGAGGCCGCTGGGCTCCCTGCGGTCTACGTTACCGTGCTCTACGCTCTGCGCGATGTTGCACGTCTGGCAAAGGGTGAAAAAATTCTAATTCATGCTGCTGCTGGAGGCGTAGGTCAGGCTGCTATCAACTATGCGAAGCATGTTGGCGCTGAAATTTATGCGACCGTCTCGACGCCGAAGAAGCGGAGT ATCTTGGTCGACGAGCACGGCATTCCGGAAGACCACATATTCTCCAGCAGGGATCTCACCTTCGCTGCTGGAGTGCGCAGAGCGACCGCTGATGAAGGGGTGGATGTCGTCCTCAACTCACTCGCCGGAGAT GCCCTCCGAGCTTCCTTGGATCTCTTGGCTCCCTTCGGCCGCTTCATTGAAATCGGCAAGAAAGACATTCAATCCAACTCGAAGATCGGCATGCATCCGCTACTACACGCCACGTCTGTCACCTGCGTGGACTTGGTCACGATGATGAAGAAACGTCCGAAACTGGTGAAGGGGCTCATTGATGACACCGTAAAGCTCTGGACCGAGGGCATCGTGAAATCAGCTCGGCCGACGACCGTCTGGCCTTTGTCGAAACTTCAAGAAGGCTTTCAGCTCCTGCAATCAGGCAAAGGGGAGGGTAAAATGGTCTTCGTGCCACAGCCAGACGATATCGTGCCTATTGTGCCTGCACAACCGCCAGAATTCCGCCTGAAGTCGGACGTCACGTATGTTCTCAGCGGGGGTCTCGGTGGCCTTGGCAGAAGTATTGCTCGTTGGATGAGTGGGAAAGGGGCGAGGCATTTCTTGTTTTTGTCCAGCAGTGGACGTATCACGCCAGCTGTGGCGGATATGAAAGCGGACCTGGAAGCGGTTGGATGCAAAATCTGCATTTGCAAGTGCGACGTCGGTGACgcgacccgcctacgctcaGTGTTGGACGAGCACAAAACCATCTTGCCGCCGATCAAAGGTGTCGTGCAAGGCGCAATGAAGCTCTCG GATTCAATCTTCGAAAACATGACCTTCGAAGCATACAGGGCTGCAGTTCACCCCAAAGTCGCGGGCTCATGGAATCTACACAATCAACTTCCCTCTGACCTAGATCACTTCGTGATGCTGTCGTCAGCAACTGGCATCATTGGCAACCGCGGCCAAGCCAACTACGCCGCTGGTAATACCTTCCAAGACGCTCTCGCTCACTCTCGCCGCCGCCAAGGCCTTGTTGCATCCAGCATTGATGTCGGCGCTATCCTCTCAGTCGGCTACGTCGCCGAGCATAATGAACGAGTTGCGATTACCAAGGGCATGTCTGTGGAGCTGGAACACATTAGAGAGGAAGAGCTCCTTGCCATCATCGAACACGCCATGGATAGTCGACAGCAAGCTGCCGCCCAAATCGTTACTGGACTTACGAACAGAGATCACTACAGAGTAAAGGGTATGCCGACTCCCACGTACATGGATTTCCCGCTGTTCGCTCGCCTGAATGCGGGGAGCGTCAATGGAAATGCAGCATCTGGAGAGAGCATCGAAATGGCCGTTGACGCTCTTTTGAGCGCCGCCAAAACACTAGAGGAAGCGATAAACATCGTCACCGATGCTGTTGTCGCCAAGCTTTCCGGCCTGCTCTCCGTGTCTATAGAGGATATCGACGCTGAGAAGAGCATAAGTGCGAACGGCATTGACTCTTTAGTTGCGATGGAGCTGAGGACATTCTTGGTGAGAGACGTCAAGGCTGATGTACCTATGCTAGACATTATGGGTACCTCTAGCATTAAGGTCCTGTCAAGGAAAATTGCGACTTTGAGCCGGGCTGTTCAGCTCGAAGGTAGCGGAGGCGATGTGGAAAGTTGA